In the Salvia miltiorrhiza cultivar Shanhuang (shh) chromosome 8, IMPLAD_Smil_shh, whole genome shotgun sequence genome, AGGAAGAAATCATCATCACTACATAGAGTCCAAGACCTTTAATCTCTAGCCACCCAGCTTGGAACAATCAACGAGATATGCAAGAAAATTGTAAACATTTATATTTCAGAACAGCCTCTCGTTCAAGTGCTCTCGTCACATTGTACTAGCCACAATTGGTAGAAATCAGTTCGACCCGAATCTAATGAATTCCAACTTGTTTCGACTTCAATTATTGTATTTGGACAATTCAGAGCCAACAACTTTACAATTAGAAGattttgattgataaaaatacTCTCAAGTCGACATGCTgcatgaaactatataatcagTTAGCACTCCAAGGTGGGACACAACTCGCCCAAGTCAAACGCAAATGACGAGTTGGCTACTATCAGTCGATTCCAACTTGAACAACCAAATGAAATCAAAGTCCAGCCTGGCCTTGttcaaatataataaattttccAACATAAGGTCCAGGCTGGTGCAACAAAATGAAGACAGAAGGAAAAATTGTGTCTATTTCATCTCTTCGACATGTTGTTGTTTTTTCAAATATACAAGCTGCAATATGATGCATCAATCTATACGTTTCACATGCAAAATAGTGATACAAGTTATAAGGCAATCGCATCTCATAGAATAAGGAAAATCTCACAAATATACAATAATGCTGACTTCCCAAAGAGTTCACAAAGAAAACATCACAACATAGTAGACAGCTTGAACCGACCCAATGGTCTAAAAGTTCAAGCTGGAGGCATACCAACACAAGCAGTTAGCCAAATAGTTAAGTTTCAAACAGTGCAAGAAAAATGATAAGACGTCTCTTCCTCAAGATGTCGCTTCCCCGTCTAAGGATGATCGTCTTCAGTGGTCATCCCAGCCAAGTTGCTAGCTAGCTCCGCCGCTTGCTCCTCCCTGCCAGCCTTCCACTCATTAAACTCATCGATGTATTGTTGGACATCCCAAGTCTTGGGGGGCTGATTCTCGAGATACGCCAAGGCCATCTCGCCCCGAACTCGAACCTCCGTCTCACAGCTTTTATAAAGTACTTGTTGCTCCAACGCAACAACTTTGGCTTCGAGTTCCTTGCAGTCCGCTACAGCCCGCTCCAGCCGGCGAGCATCTTCCAACTTGGCAGACTCCAACTTCTTGACAACCTGACGGGCCTCATCACGCGTCTTCTTGACAGCCGTCATCTCTCCCTTCCAGTTCTCCCGCTCGGCCCTCAACTCACGAAGTTCCGCCTCCATAGCACCAGTTCTCTCCATTAGGAAGGCGGCTTTCTGCAAACTCTACATCAAACATGAAAATGCAACAAGTTAGAAAAATTCTCATATCAACAAAATAATCTATACTCGAAAATATTTACCAAGAAGGCATGATCGAAGAGCTCACTAGCCACGCTGCCACTCCCCATCTCCTTCAAATAATCTCGGTCACGTGGGAGTAATAGCTGTTCGGCCACCCCTCGAACAGGTCCAAGCTGGGCATGCGCCGATACGTCCGGAAATGACAGGTTGACAGGATCATCGTCCACCCGGTCGGACAAAGTGAGGTCAACCTCAGCAGACCGCTTTTTCTTGTGAGCCGGAATACGGGTCGAATGCGGGACACGTGCTGCAGTAACATCAGCTGTAACCGCACCACTCGAGCTAGCAGCCTTCTGCCTATTCCTACGGATCACGTCCATTGCAGCGCCCTTCCCAAGCAGAGGAGGAACATATGACTTCGACATCCTGTGATCTGCgtcaaaataaaaacacttagtCATATTAACGACAAGTCGGAATAAAATGAAATTGACAAGCAAAGCAATACCTGCGGGCACGCGGCTCCACAAAGAGCTAACTCGCAAGTTGGCCTCGGTCAAAATGTTACAGATTTGGCGATCCTCTTCGCTAAAACCTAAAAACCAATCGATCTTGCTAGCACTATCGAAAGCCAAGCTGGTAGGCCCCCTCCTCGGACAAGCtgcaaaacaagaaaaatatgaaaagtgtAAATTAcgaatacataaaaataatatattgcTACAACAAAAAATACTCAAATTCCAAAGACATCCAACATGTAACACTCACTACAAGCTTCCCATGCCTGTGGAATAATCGAATCACGTGGTTCTCCTAGTGCGTTATTGAATATGAAAAAGTATCTAGAACGCCATTTCTTAGTGCTATCTGGAAGAGATAGCACAAGCGGACGGTTTGCCTTAAATTGATATCGAACATTATCAGTCCTATGCGTCTCCAAACTGTAAGCCTACAAAACTTCAGAAAAACTGAAGTGAACACCCCTCAACTCGCTAAAAACCTGAATGGCCATGAGAGTGCGCCACACGTTCGGAACCAATTGACCTGGAGCAACGCGGTAGTGAGTGCAAGCCTCGAACACTAGCCGAGGAAGAGGAAAACGGGCACCCATCTGAAGAAAACACTCATACAGGACCGTCCATCCTGGATATAACCAATCTGGCCTTTTCGAACCAGAGGGAGCAGCCAGACTGGCGCAAGGAGGAATAGCATAGACAGCACGGAGTTCATCCAACTTGTCAAAAGTTATAACAGATTTCGGGCTCTCGTTTCCGAGCTTGTATGCAGGAATACTCCCTTCGAGTGGCCCAGAAAGATTTACACCAATCCCATAATCAAACATAACCACGTCATACCCGGCTCGGGGCCTATTCCTTGGCACGCCATTTACAGTATCTAGACAGCTCGTATCATCATCCGACGATCTAGAATTTTCACTACTCGACTCACTCGACACAAAAGAGGCAGACATGTCCAAGAACACCTAAACAAATAAATTGCTAAGTAATAAACAGCGCAGCAGAGTGAATGTGAAAATCATACGAAAAACTAGTATCTGACAAAAATTATTGCATATATCAGTACTCGAGTTACAAACAAGGCGATAATTTGACACTTAGGCGCACGTTGGAGGAGGACGACAACATTCTAGCATTAAACAGTTATGAAATACTACGATAATTCCCTCAAATCCACTATAATCAATTGTTTCAAGAGATGGTAGCAAAAATGCCTCCCAAATTTTACCACTACTAAAAAGTGTGAAATCCAATGTGAACACTGAACACACACCAACATTCCTCCAAATTCATCTAGTTGCATTGTATGATGGAATTGATATTTATATTCATCATCGATAAAAAATCCATCAAAAGTTTAGATAGTACCCAAATCAGCAGTCAATGCATCCTTACATTCCAATTTATCTCTCACGAAATTTTGTGTTACCCAACAAATCGACAGAGTTTATTATGTTCGACAATCTCATGTTCGACATCCACCATTActaatttttctttctttggtcCAACTGTACATGGATAATATATGAAATATTGGCCACATAACTTTCTCAAAAGCAACAATGGAGCAAAAAAGCCAAGCATCTTACTTAAACATTGATATATGGCGTAAGAACAAAGATTCTGTTTCCACAAACTAGCAACTTAAAGTTAGCATTACATGGAAAATCGGGCCATACACATACAACTTGAAAAAATGAGAATTCATGGGAAATAATCTGTTAGCACAAAAACGCACGACCAATTTACAAATACGAAGAATTGTGAAAGGTGGGATGCAATCCATTGACCATCACCTTATACAAAAAGAGGCCTATAGCTTTCTCTCAAATCTATCTTTTTCCTCTGCCCTTCCTTTTCGAGCAAAATTCCACCTCAAGAGAGCACAAAACCTCAAAGAAAAAAGGAGACAAGAAAATAtgtaaacaaacaaacaaataacaAAGGTAGAGCTACTCATCTCCACGCAAAATAGAAGCCACTAACCAGTTCAAAAGGCTCCCCTTGCTTACTTTGTGCTGCTCGCTCCCTCACAGATAAACAAGATGAGAGATAAAAAGAGACAGAGTGAGATGTAAGCAATTCCTGTTacacaaaataaaaaaggagCAGAGTGAAGATATAAGCTACTGCTGTTGCTATCTCTCATAAAAAGCAAAGACAAATAAGCTCCTATAGTACAGTAAA is a window encoding:
- the LOC131001365 gene encoding uncharacterized protein LOC131001365; translation: MSKSYVPPLLGKGAAMDVIRRNRQKAASSSGAVTADVTAARVPHSTRIPAHKKKRSAEVDLTLSDRVDDDPVNLSFPDVSAHAQLGPVRGVAEQLLLPRDRDYLKEMGSGSVASELFDHAFLSLQKAAFLMERTGAMEAELRELRAERENWKGEMTAVKKTRDEARQVVKKLESAKLEDARRLERAVADCKELEAKVVALEQQVLYKSCETEVRVRGEMALAYLENQPPKTWDVQQYIDEFNEWKAGREEQAAELASNLAGMTTEDDHP